The genomic DNA CCCCGAACCGGCTGTGGGTCGCTGACTTCACCTATGTCGCGACCTGGTCCGGGACCGTCTACGTCGCGTTCGTCATCGACGTCTACTCCCGGATGATCGTCGGCTGGCGCGCGGCCACCAGCATGAGCACCCAGCTGGTGCTGGACACCCTCGAGCACGCGATCTGGTCACGCCGCCAGCACGGCGTGGACGACCTGACCGGGCTGGTGCACCACACCGACGCCGGCAGCCAGTACACCTCTTTCGCCTTCACTACCAGGCTGATTGACGCCGGCGTGGACCCATCAGTGGGTTCGGTGGGCGACGCCTACGACAACGCGATGGCTGAGTCCCAGATCGGCGCGTACAAGACCGAGCTGATCCGTCCCGACGGGCCGTGGCGCGATGTCGAGCACGTCGAGCTCGACACCCTGCAGTGGGTCCACTGGTTCAACCACGACCGACCCCACGAGTCCATCGACGACCTGACACCCATCGAGGTCGAATCAGCCCACTACGCTGCACGAAACCGTCTCATCCCGTCCGGGTAGAGACACAACACGAAGTGTCCGGAAACCCCGGGGCGGTTCAGTCATCCCCGAACCCGACGACCAGAAGGGCCACCGCAAGCGCCGCGGATCACGCGGTGGCAGACCCGTCGGGCTCGATGCCGCCGACTACAAGAACCGCAACGTCATCGAGCGCCGCTTCTGCCACGTCAAGCAATGGCGCGCACTGGCCACCCGCTATGACAAACACGCCATCATCTACCGCGCCGCCGTCCTCATCCACGCCGCCATCGCCTGGACCCAGCAATTATCAGACACGCCCTAGCACCGAGGCGTCGTGCTCGACCGGGTAGACGAGCACCGGCCGCCCCTCGGGGTCGCGCAGCTTGGTCGGGTCGTGCCAGCAGAAGTAGGACGGCTGCAGCACCAGGCCACGCCCGTCGAGATGGACGTCGACGTCCTTGAAGCCGTCGACCTCCAGCACCGGGGCGCGCCAGCGCACACCCGGACCCACCGACTCCAGCAGTGCACCGACCCCGTCGGTCGCAAGGACGTGGCGACGGCGTTCGAGGTCGCTGCCGATGCGCGACTGGACGGCCGACCAGGTCGGCTCGAGCGCCGCGTCCCAGTAGGCGCGCACGGCGTCCAGCAGCAGGGCGAGTGCACTGCGCGGACGATCGGCCAACGGCTCCAGCCGCATCCGAGCAGGACTGCGGGTCGCCACGGCGCTGAGCTCGCGGTGAGCCCGTTCGACCTGGGTCGCGCCGACCAGGTCGAGCGCGTCGTCGATCGTGCCGCCCGCGACCTCGGGTGTCACGAAGTCCGGCGAGTAGCCGTAGGCCGGCGCGACGTCCAGGAGCAGCCGTAGGTGAGGCGAGCCGCCCGTCGTACGCAGCCGTCGCCGCCAGGACCCGAAGACCGGGTCGGCGTACGACGACTGAGCCGTGTGCAGACTCAGCAGCACTCCCACATCGGAGACGCGCTCGGCGCGAGCACGACCGACGTGAGGTCGGCCTCGGTGAAGTGGAAACGCAGCATGGTCGAGCCCCCCTCGTGACCTCGGTGATCCCAG from Luteipulveratus halotolerans includes the following:
- a CDS encoding DUF5937 family protein — encoded protein: MLLSLHTAQSSYADPVFGSWRRRLRTTGGSPHLRLLLDVAPAYGYSPDFVTPEVAGGTIDDALDLVGATQVERAHRELSAVATRSPARMRLEPLADRPRSALALLLDAVRAYWDAALEPTWSAVQSRIGSDLERRRHVLATDGVGALLESVGPGVRWRAPVLEVDGFKDVDVHLDGRGLVLQPSYFCWHDPTKLRDPEGRPVLVYPVEHDASVLGRV